In Haematobia irritans isolate KBUSLIRL chromosome 1, ASM5000362v1, whole genome shotgun sequence, a genomic segment contains:
- the msps gene encoding msps cytoskeleton-associated protein 5 isoform X3 — protein MAEDTEYKKLPVDERCVHKLWKARVDGYEEAAKIFREIDDEKSPEWMKFLGLIKKMVVDSNAMAQEKGLEAALIFVENCGHAGKTVGDVMSGIVQKCIAAPKTKTKDLSVQVTLMYIEIEKHEAVLEELVKGMEHKNPKIISACVAATTLALKEFGAKVVNVKPLIKKLAPLMSDRDKSVRDEGKQLAVEIYRWIGPAMKQQISTLPQVTIKELEDEFDKLKGEKAEPTRYLKSQQEKQQQISAAAADNDDNGNDEEGDAGGEEIDPMDLIDPVDILSKMPKDFYEKLEEKKWTLRKESLEALEKLLTENPKLESGDYGSLVNALKKVLSKDSNVVLVAMAVKCLAMLAKGLGKRFSPYAMACVPALLEKFKEKKSNVVTALREAMDAIYPSTNLEAMQEHIVESLGNKNPSVKSETAAFLSRAFSRTQPAAINKKLLKLLVSTLIKTLNESDPTVRDCSAEAIGTLLKLMGEKLVGPFLVDVDALKMAKIKECQEKAEIKVKVAGAKKERPATAPSSAPPSKSSSSSSAAAPKAGSNEPKPVSRPATAGAKKVVVKKAGGNSAVGGGAPLSKSASTAKVLATEREMTPEEIQAKAEELLPPNILSGLVDSNWKNRLAAVESLLQQIGDFDPKTPGLSQILIRTISGRKPGLKEMNFQVLKFKLDIIRTISETCPITTITIDVVVNEITEKLADIKNGATAADVLTSFAEATKLEYVVGKVLSFAFEQKSPKVQSEAINWVNKAILEFGFQIQPKLLIEDVRKAVQSTNPTVRTAAIGLVGTMSMYMGNALMMFFDGEKPALKSQIQVEFDKNVGEKPPKPIRGVKKSAGNGASGDGADADTDTALDEEDEQEQINLADLLPRVDIAPQITESLLKEMSDKDWKARNEGLNKLQTIISESRLIKPTIGDLPPALALRLLDSNAKIAQTALAICEQLANAMGPGCKNHVRVLFPGFLHALGDSKSFVRAAALNCINCFGEKGGYKEFFENEMIADALKSGSPVLKSELWAWLAERLPQMPPKSIPKDELTAMVPHLYAHICDRNADVRKNSNEAVLGVMIHLGFESMVKALDKQKPASKKDIQAALDKARPNLPVKPLPKGKQQAPIMEETKKTVRGGGGGAAAASGLQKTASSKTVTAAKGGNTSSSRKKDEDVDTSPLLAVNNTKNQRLIDEQKMRVLKWTFTTPREEFIDLLREQMTTANVNKGLMANMFHDDFRYHLKVIESLMEDLPQNPKALICNLDLILKWLSLRFYDTNPSVLIKGLEYLQQVFVTLVDHDYVLAENEGSSFIPHLLLKLGDPKDAVRNGVRSLLRQILLVYPYTKVFVYVMEGLKSKNARQRTECLDELGYLIENYTLTVCQPSQQAALKEIARHISDRDNSVRNAALNCVVQAYFQAGEKIYKLIGQMNDKDLSMLDERIKRAKKPQKKAPEANTSVKSSPIVQQDSIEIDEPSTNGCDELPPPEEHNQSSDYEANDANNCSLEEKDVRSTSLIRQATFDQPTSTPMVNLQQQMVQTQQKTTGPFGLDPNKIAEIERGWVRVDQIEPVVVQNVDISLLFDPIKVLPTKDGIKYPQEKFDQLLSRSRYMQQTHTTPPPPSAMGSGGGCIMANNVSPYMSPQQQQQQFNAALYQQQPYGTNATNLADVLPKHDPHLIKIIKATSSTDTLKARAAINELNEIIDSPEKQAVLRDYEEIFIQNVLAQLKNLSQIPISESLVVYQPLLSILYSFFLSKTLGKTLSVACIKNLMSVLLHLLADQKLNTGDDGQYNKVINGICVKVLDKSNFTNMNCALIRLLRETCPEAGLPKFTDLLMKCIWRNVKTLPERSNELNYDAVMLEVHEFMLALPSSWWQTRPSDTPLRTVKTIIHNMAKVKGNAILQHLNQIPTHSELHAYLIKILKNLQKEGHLPSSSPQRSISSKDLLAKQRISNQAHETMSQIFKLISDKETKQQGLQKLYEFKTKNPDIDVSAFLKGASPSFQKYIEDGLAEIQRTMGNVGDCIPAQTNSTSQSNDNRLVRSSYLTEPNYQNQQSPAISGSTGAKPDPDFWMDRLNHLRAKANLAPHRNPDGSLVSNPHFPMMDNKVMDENLSLNSMNAQKVSVIRRDKPEMSPNRLQHIQAKLAQIKKESHT, from the exons ATGGCGGAAGATACCGAGTACAAAAAGCTACCGGTTGATGAACGTTGCGTTCACAAACTGTGGAAGGCTCGAGTAGATGGCTATGAGGAAGCAGCGAAAATATTCCGAGAAATCGATGACGAAAAGTCGCCAGAATGGATGAAATTTCTTGGACTCATTAAAAAAATGGTTGTGGACTCGAACGCGATGGCCCAGGAAAAGGGTCTGGAAGCTGCtttgatttttgtagaaaattgcgGACATGCTGGTAAAACGGTTGGTGATGTTATGTCTGGCATCGTTCAGAAATGTATAGCTGCCCCAAAGACAAAAACCAAAGATCTTTCAGTGCAGGTCACATTAATGTATATCGAAATTGAGAAACATGAGGCTGTACTTGAGGAATTAGTTAAAGGAATGGAGCATAAGAATCCTAAAATTATTTCAGCCTGTGTCGCCGCGACGACATTAGCATTGAAGGAGTTCGGTGCAAAAGTTGTGAATGTGAAGCCGCTTATAAAAAAGCTTGCTCCTCTCATGAGCGATCGTGACAAGTCGGTTCGAGATGAGGGAAAGCAATTGGCAGTTGAAATCTACAG ATGGATTGGCCCAGCGATGAAACAACAAATATCAACGCTGCCCCAGGTAACCATTAAAGAATTGGAAGATGAATTTGATAAGTTAAAAGGGGAAAAGGCTGAGCCCACACGCTATTTGAAATCACAGCAAGAAAAACAGCAGCAAATATCTGCAGCTGCTGCCGATAATGACGATAATGGGAATG ACGAAGAAGGTGACGCCGGAGGTGAAGAAATAGACCCAATGGACCTTATCGACCCTGTAGATATCCTCTCAAAAATGCCCAAGGATTTCTACGAAAAATTGGAGGAGAAAAAGTGGACATTACGAAAGGAATCATTGGAAGCTTTGGAAAAACTATTGACAGAAAATCCGAAATTGGAAAGTGGCGACTATGGCTCGCTGGTGAAtgctttgaaaaaagttttatccAAGGATTCTAATGTAGTTCTTGTGGCTATGGCAGTTAAATGTTTGGCTATGTTAGCCAAGGGCCTTGGGAAGCGATTCTCTCCATATGCAATG GCCTGTGTTCCGGCTCTGTTGGAGAAGTTTAAGGAGAAGAAATCTAATGTTGTTACGGCATTACGTGAAGCAATGGATGCTATATACCCTTCGACAAACTTAGAAGCAATGCAGGAACATATTGTAGAATCACTGGGTAATAAAAACCCAAGTGTAAAATCGGAGACTGCGGCATTCCTCTCCAGAGCTTTCTCTCGCACACAACCAGcagcaataaataaaaaacttttaaagCTTTTGGTATCTACgttaataaaaactttgaatGAATCCGATCCCACTGTTCGAGATTGTTCAGCTGAAGCGATTGGAACACTATTGAAATTAATGGGGGAGAAACTGGTGGGACCTTTCTTGGTGGACGTGGACGCTCTAAAAATGGCAAAGATCAAGGAGTGTCAAGAAAAAGCAGAAATTAAGGTAAAAGTGGCTGGTGCCAAAAAGGAAAGACCTGCCACAGCTCCGTCTTCAGCTCCACCCAGCAAGTCGTCATCGAGTTCTTCAGCGGCGGCTCCAAAGGCCGGTTCCAACGAACCCAAACCCGTTAGTCGACCAGCAACTGCTGGAGCAAAGAAGGTTGTGGTTAAAAAAGCTGGAGGAAATTCCGCAGTTGGTGGGGGTGCTCCATTGTCAAAAAGTGCAAGTACAGCTAAAGTGCTGGCTACTGAACGCGAAATGACACCAGAAGAAATTCAAGCCAAAGCCGAAGAGCTTCTACCACCCAACATACTTTCGGGCCTGGTTGATTCTAATTGGAAAAATCGTTTGGCTGCAGTTGAAAGTTTATTGCAGCAAATAGGAGATTTCGATCCAAAGACACCTGGCCTTTCACAGATTTTAATAAGAACCATAAGTGGTCGAAAGCCCGGTCTTAAAGAAATGAATTTTCAAGTATTGAAATTCAAATTGGATATAATACGAACCATTAGCGAAACATGTCCCATAACGACAATAACAATTGATGTCGTGGTAAATGAAATTACAGAAAAATTGGCCGACATAAAGAATGGTGCGACAGCTGCTGACGTTCTGACTTCCTTTGCAGAAGCGACAAAGCTTGAATATGTTGTTGGCAAAGTCCTCTCATTTGCTTTTGAACAGAAATCTCCTAAGGTACAGTCAGAAGCCATAAATTGGGTCAATAAGGCCATCTTAGAATTTGGATTCCAAATTCAGCctaaacttttgatagaagatGTCCGAAAAGCGGTGCAAAGTACTAATCCTACTGTACGTACAGCCGCAATAGGTTTAGTGGGTACCATGTCTATGTACATGGGCAACGCTTTGATGATGTTCTTCGATGGCGAAAAGCCAGCTCTAAAATCCCAAATACAAGttgaatttgacaaaaatgtcggcGAAAAACCTCCAAAACCTATTCGAGGTGTAAAGAAATCTGCGGGAAATGGTGCATCGGGCGACGGAGCGGATGCGGATACCGATACTGCACTTGATGAAGAAGATGAACAGGAGCAAATTAATTTAGCTGATCTACTACCAAGGGTTGATATTGCTCCTCAAATTACCGAATCCCTGTTAAAGGAGATGTCCGACAAGGATTGGAAGGCCAGAAACGAGGGTCTCAACAAGTTGCAAACAATCATAAGTGAATCCAGGTTAATTAAGCCCACAATTGGAGATTTACCACCTGCTTTGGCATTGCGTTTGCTGGACTCGAATGCCAAAATCGCCCAAACTGCTTTAGCAATATGTGAGCAGTTGGCGAATGCCATGGGCCCCGGCTGTAAAAATCATGTTAGAGTTCTATTCCCCGGCTTCTTACATGCTTTAGGTGATAGCAAAAGTTTCGTTAGGGCAGCTGCATTAAACTGCATCAACTGTTTCGGTGAGAAAGGCGGGTACAAAGAGTTTTTCGAAAATGAGATGATTGCTGATGCCCTAAAATCGGGCTCTCCAGTTCTAAAATCGGAGCTTTGGGCCTGGTTGGCCGAGAGACTGCCACAGATGCCCCCAAAAAGTATACCCAAGGATGAGTTAACCGCAATGGTTCCTCACTTGTATGCCCATATTTGTGATCGTAATGCAGATGTACGTAAAAACTCGAACGAAGCAGTTTTGGGAGTTATGATTCACTTGGGATTCGAATCCATGGTTAAGGCATTAGACAAACAAAAACCTGCATCCAAAAAAGATATCCAAGCTGCTTTAGACAAAGCTAGGCCAAATTTGCCCGTAAAACCTTTACCCAAAGGCAAACAACAAGCACCGATTATGGAAGAAACTAAAAAGACTGTTCGTGGTGGTGGTGGAGGGGCAGCAGCAGCATCAGGTCTCCAGAAAACTGCATCCAGTAAAACCGTGACAGCTGCAAAAGGTGGAAACACATCGTCTTCGCGCAAAAAGGACGAAGACGTTGACACCTCACCTTTGCTTGCCGTTAATAACACCAAAAACCAAAGATTAATAGACGAACAAAAAATGAGAGTATTGAAATGGACCTTTACTACTCCAAGAGAAGAGTTTATAGATTTGCTGCGGGAGCAAATGACTACGGCTAATGTTAACAAGGGTTTAATGGCCAATATGTTTCACGATGACTTTAG atatcatttaaaagttattGAATCGTTGATGGAAGATTTACCCCAAAACCCGAAGGCCCTTATATGCAATTTGGATTTGATCTTGAAATGGCTTTCCCTACGCTTCTACGATACCAACCCTTCAGTGTTAATTAAAGGCCTTGAGTATTTACAGCAAGTTTTTGTGACATTAGTCGATCACGATTATGTTTTGGCAGAGAATGAAGGCAGTTCATTTATACCACACCTCTTATTGAAG CTTGGTGATCCCAAAGATGCAGTCCGTAATGGCGTTCGATCCTTGCTAAGGCAAATTCTCCTTGTCTACCCATATACTAAAGTTTTCGTTTACGTAATGGAGGGTCTCAAATCGAAAAATGCTCGTCAACGTACAGAATGTTTGGATGAGTTAGGATACTTAATTGAAAACTATACACTGACTGTTTGCCAACCATCACAGCAAGCAGCACTAAAAGAAATTGCACGTCATATCTCCGATCGTGATAACAGTGTACGCAATGCAGCACTCAATTGCGTAGTCCAAGCGTATTTCCAAGCAGGAGAGAAAATTTACAAACTCATTGGTCAAATGAATGACAAGGATTTGTCCATGCTTGACGAACGCATCAAGCGAGCCAAGAAACCACAGAAGAAAGCTCCTGAAGCTAATACCAGTGTAAAATCCAGTCCAATTGTACAACAAGACAGTATTGAAATTGATGAGCCCTCTACGAATGGTTGTGACGAGTTGCCACCACCAGAGGAACACAATCAGAG TTCTGATTATGAAGCGAATGATGCTAATAATTGCTCGTTGGAAGAAAAAGATGTGCGCTCAACATCACTCATACGACAAGC aacatttgacCAGCCGACTTCTACTCCAATGGTAAATTTGCAACAGCAAATGGTACaaacacaacaaaaaacaactGGACCTTTTGGTTTGGACCCCAATAAAATTGCTGAGATTGAAAGAGGTTGGGTTCGTGTGGATCAGATTGAACCCGTTGTGGTACAAAACGTGGACATTTCACTCTTATTCGATCCCATCAAAGTTTTGCCAACAAAAGATGGTATTAAATATCCTCAAGAAAAATTCGATCAATTGTTGTCTCGTTCACGTTACATGCAGCAAACTCATACAACACCACCTCCACCTTCTGCCATGGGCAGTGGTGGAGGATGCATTATGGCAAATAATGTTTCACCATATATGAGTCCacagcaacaacagcagcaattcAATGCGGCCCTCTATCAGCAACAGCCGTATGGAACCAACGCAACAAA TTTAGCTGATGTTTTGCCCAAACATGACCcacatttgataaaaattattaaggCCACCAGCAGCACTGATACTCTGAAAGCAAGAGCTGCAATCAATGAACTCAATGAAATTATTGATTCACCCGAAAAGCAAGCCGTTTTACGGGACTATGAAGAGATATTCATACAAAATGTGCTGGCACAATTAAAG AATCTCTCACAAATTCCTATCTCTGAGTCATTGGTAGTATACCAGCCTTTACTTTCGATTTTGTACTCGTTCTTCCTTTCGAAAACATTGGGCAAGACTCTGAGTGTGGCTTGCATTAAAAATCTTATGTCAGTATTATTGCATTTGCTTGCTGACCAGAAACTAAATACGGGCGATGACGGTCAGTACAATAAGGTAATAAATGGTATCTGCGTCAAAGTGCTGGATAAGTCCAACTTTACAAATATGAATTG TGCTCTAATTCGTTTGCTGAGAGAAACCTGCCCCGAAGCAGGATTACCCAAATTTACAGatttattaatgaaatgtaTTTGGCGCAATGTTAAGACCCTACCGGAACGTAGTAATGAGCTTAATTATGATGCTGTTATGTTGGAAGTACACGAATTTATGTTAGCTTTACCGAGCTCCTGGTGGCAAACTAGGCCTTCCGACACACCGTTAAGAACTGTCAAAACTATCATACATAATATGGCCAAGGTAAAGGGTAACGCGATCCTGCAGCATCTCAACCAAATTCCAACACACTCAGAACTGCATgcgtatttaattaaaattcttaag AATTTACAAAAGGAGGGTCATTTGCCAAGCTCATCACCACAAcgttcgatttcttccaaagatCTATTGGCCAAACAGCGTATTTCAAATCAAGCACACGAAACCATGTCGCAAATATTTAAACTAATATCCgataaagaaacaaaacaacAGGGTTTGCAAAAGCTTTACGAATTCAAG acAAAAAATCCAGACATTGATGTCTCTGCTTTTCTCAAGGGAGCCAGTCCCagctttcaaaaatatatcGAAGACGGATTAGCTGAAATTCAGCGTACAATGGGTAATGTGGGCGATTGCATTCCCGCGCAAACTAATTCGACATCACAATCAAACGACAATAGATTGG TACGGTCTTCGTATCTCACAGAGCCCAATTATCAGAATCAACAAAGTCCTGCAATCAGTGGTAGTACAGGAGCCAAACCAGATCCTGACTTTTGGATGGACCGACTGAATCACTTGAGAGCAAAGGCAAACTTAGCCCCGCATCGTAATCCAGATGGTAGTCTCGTAAGCAATCCCCATTTCCCAATGATGGATAATAAAGTGATGGATGAAAATCTCAGCTTGAATTCCATGAATGCCCAGAAAGTATCCGTTATACGAAGAGAT AAACCGGAAATGTCTCCAAACCGCTTGCAACATATTCAAGCCAAACTGGCTCAAATAAAGAAGGAAAGTCATACCTAG